One genomic region from Anguilla rostrata isolate EN2019 chromosome 2, ASM1855537v3, whole genome shotgun sequence encodes:
- the snf8 gene encoding vacuolar-sorting protein SNF8 isoform X1: MHRRGVGAGAIAKKKLAEAKYKERGTVLAEDQIVQMSKQLETFKTHLEEFASKHKQEIRKNALFRVQFQEMCATIGVDPLASGKGFWSEMLGVGDFYYELGVQIIEVCLALKHRNGGLITLDELHHRVLKGRGKFAQDVSQDDLVRAIKKLKAMGNGFGMIPVGGSYLVQSVPAELNMDHTVVLQLAEKKGYVTVSEIKESLKWERERACHVLDHLLKEGLAWLDSQAAGEPQYWLPALFSELSSRDVTPEEANQMVP, from the exons ATGCACAGGAGAGGAGTGGGAGCTGGCGCCATCGCCAAAAAGAAGCTTGCTGAG GCGAAATATAAAGAGAGGGGCACTGTACTTGCTGAGGATCAAATTGTGCAG ATGTCCAAACAGCTGGAGACATTCAAAACCCATCTGGAGGAGTTTGCTAGCAAGCACAAGCAGGAGATCCGCAAAAATGCGCTGTTTCGGGTGCAGTTCCAAGAAATGTGTGCCACCATTGGAGTCGACCCACTTGCCT CTGGAAAGGGCTTCTGGTCAGAAATGCTAGGTGTTGGAGATTTCTACTATGAGCTGGGTGTGCAGATCATTGAAGTGTGCCTGGCCTTGAAACACAGAAATGGGG GCCTTATTACCTTGGATGAACTTCACCACAGAGTGCTAAAGGGCAGAGGGAAGTTTGCTCAGGATGTCAGCCA AGATGATTTGGTACGAGCCATTAAGAAGCTGAAGGCCATGGGGAATGGCTTTGGGATGATTCCTGTGGGAGGTTCCTATCTGGTACAGTCAGTCCCAGCAGAGCTGAACATGGACCACACAGTTGTTCTGCAACTGGCCGAG AAGAAAGGCTATGTGACAGTGAGCGAGATTAAGGAGAGCCTGAAGTGGGAGCGTGAGCGTGCTTGCCATGTGCTG GACCACTTACTAAAAGAAGGCTTGGCCTGGCTGGACTCACAGGCTGCTGGAGAACCTCAATACTGGCTGCCTGCCCTCTTTTCAGAGTTGTCTTCTCGTGATGTTACACCAGAAGAGGCCAATCAGATGGTGCCatga
- the snf8 gene encoding vacuolar-sorting protein SNF8 isoform X2, translating into MSKQLETFKTHLEEFASKHKQEIRKNALFRVQFQEMCATIGVDPLASGKGFWSEMLGVGDFYYELGVQIIEVCLALKHRNGGLITLDELHHRVLKGRGKFAQDVSQDDLVRAIKKLKAMGNGFGMIPVGGSYLVQSVPAELNMDHTVVLQLAEKKGYVTVSEIKESLKWERERACHVLDHLLKEGLAWLDSQAAGEPQYWLPALFSELSSRDVTPEEANQMVP; encoded by the exons ATGTCCAAACAGCTGGAGACATTCAAAACCCATCTGGAGGAGTTTGCTAGCAAGCACAAGCAGGAGATCCGCAAAAATGCGCTGTTTCGGGTGCAGTTCCAAGAAATGTGTGCCACCATTGGAGTCGACCCACTTGCCT CTGGAAAGGGCTTCTGGTCAGAAATGCTAGGTGTTGGAGATTTCTACTATGAGCTGGGTGTGCAGATCATTGAAGTGTGCCTGGCCTTGAAACACAGAAATGGGG GCCTTATTACCTTGGATGAACTTCACCACAGAGTGCTAAAGGGCAGAGGGAAGTTTGCTCAGGATGTCAGCCA AGATGATTTGGTACGAGCCATTAAGAAGCTGAAGGCCATGGGGAATGGCTTTGGGATGATTCCTGTGGGAGGTTCCTATCTGGTACAGTCAGTCCCAGCAGAGCTGAACATGGACCACACAGTTGTTCTGCAACTGGCCGAG AAGAAAGGCTATGTGACAGTGAGCGAGATTAAGGAGAGCCTGAAGTGGGAGCGTGAGCGTGCTTGCCATGTGCTG GACCACTTACTAAAAGAAGGCTTGGCCTGGCTGGACTCACAGGCTGCTGGAGAACCTCAATACTGGCTGCCTGCCCTCTTTTCAGAGTTGTCTTCTCGTGATGTTACACCAGAAGAGGCCAATCAGATGGTGCCatga